Part of the Sorghum bicolor cultivar BTx623 chromosome 1, Sorghum_bicolor_NCBIv3, whole genome shotgun sequence genome, ATCATCAATCAAATGGCGCAGCCGTGCAGGCACTTGTTTTCCCAGCCCGCGAGCCATCTTTGATCTTTCCTTTCTCCGTGACGACTGATGACGACATGCATTGCGTCGATCCGGTGGCCTGCAACTAGTAACAATCATTCGATTGACGTGTACATACTCCACAACCGAGCCGATCGAACGGGGGCACTCGATCGAATAGAGAGCGCATGCACACTGGTAGTACGTAGTTGCTGGAGTACTTCGTACGTACGTGAACCGTGTTCAGTTGGGTGACGAGACAGTGTTTGGCCGATTCCTCATTTCCTCTGGCATGACTGCATCGTAGGGCTAGGGGTACTCCGTACGTACAACGTACGCACGCATGCGATGATGAGCGGAGCAGCGGCGCGGTAAAGAAACCGGTCCCCTGAATCGGAGGACAGCGCCCGAAGTTATTGCGAAAGGCAGGTCTGGCCCTGGCCTAGCCGGTAGCCTATACAGGCACAGAGGATTTTCAATCAGCTGGCTCCTGCCCTGCGTGCGCGCTAACTTCCACGCATTCATCGTTCTTGCCCATCTCTCGCTCTCTTGTCATCCTTCGaatttcaggccttgtttaattcgcaaatttttttggattttgacactgtagcactttcgtttttatttgacaaacactatccaatcatagagtaacaaagcttaaaagattcgtctcgtaatttacagatgaactgtgcaattagtttttgttttcatgtatatttaatgcaccatgcatgtgccacaagatttgatgtgatggggaatcttgaaaatttttgggaactaaacaaggcctcagaatTCCATTcgaaattaggccttgtttagttcccaaaaattttgcaaattttttctgattctcagtcacatcgaatctttagacgtatgcatagagtattaaatatagatgaaaataaaaactaattgcacagtttggtcggaattgacgagacgaatcttttgagcccagttagtccataattggacaatatttgtcaaatacaaacaaaagtgctactgttactattttgtaaaaaattttgaaagtaaacaaggcaggccttatttagttccaaaaattgaaaagttttcggtaccgtagcactttcgtttgtttgtgacaaatattatctaatcatggacaaactaggatcaaaagattcgtctcatgatttacagctaaactgtgtgattattttttgttttcgtctatatttaatgtttaatgcatgtgccacaagattcgatgtgacggggaattttgaaaactttttggttttcagggtgaactaaggccttatttagttcgcaaaattttggctttttggctactgtagcactttcgtttttatttgacaaacattgtccaatcacggagtacctagactcaaaagattcatctcacaaatttcaggtaaactgtgtaattagtttttatttttgtctttattcaatgctccatgcatgcgaccaaagattcgatgtgatggggaatcttgaaaatttttgcgaactaaacaaggcctaacaaggccttagaatcgaattcaagaaaaaaaaaccgAGGCATGGTTCAAGAAACCTCGCTTCAAGTAACCACAAGATCAGAAAATGTAGACTGTGTACTAGTGCTACAGCCTACATTCTAGGGCGAGACGGATCTGTTCATGCAGGCGTTGGTGTGGGCGCCAATTACATCTGTTTGGATCCTTATCTGTAGCTTGTTACAATTTTTAACCTTGACTAGAGTAATATTGTTCTTGCTAATTTTATATGCTAATTTACGCATAGATCCATCAAATTAGTACTGATCACCTTTCAGCACACGTGATCCAACACATGCCCTAGCCTGTCTTTGATCAGAGTGAATATTATTACTGATTACAGTATTACTGATCGAAGTGAGCCCGCCTGCGTACTTGGCAGcagcttctcatcatcactttgatATTGATTACTCCACCTACAACTGAACGCCGCGGCGAATCCGTTCTTTTAATACAACCACGATCGGCATTCACCGGTCTCTTTTATCAGGTGGGGGTAGCTAGCTACCCAGGCGAGCTGTAGCGACTGACACCCATGGCGCAGCtgcagccgcagccgccgcaGCGGGCAGCAGAGGCAGTTATTTCCTCTCGTACACAGCACAGCTCAGTCAGAGCCTCAGACCTTGACCTGCCAACAAATTCAAGCACATGCGACGCACGCGACAAAAACAAGGACCCAAGAAAATGACGCGAAAGTCCCGGCCCGCGATTGATCAGAAATTCAGAAGCACAATCTCTTCCTGCACCCGGACCCGGCCCCGTGCCCGCCGGACTGCGCCTGCAGCAGCTCGGCAACCAGGTCGGCCACCAGGTCGTGCACGATGGCACGCTCCAGCGCGGCCGCGACCCTGCCGCGCTCGTCGTCGCCCGCGCCGCCCAGCTGGCCCTGCTGCTGCCGCACCCACATTATTGCCTCCCCCACGCTCTCCGCCGTCGCGCGGCTGATCACCcgccccgccgccgcggcctcctGCTCCCACCGCCGCCGGTGGTGCCGCCAGCTTTCCGCCCCTGCAGACCTCGGCGGCATGCCCACCACCAGCGGCACCGGGTAATGGACGGCGTGCAGTGGCAGCTCATCACCGTCTGATTTGGTCTTGCAGTATCCACCTGCACGTATTCGCATGCGCACGACGAAAGTTACGTGACACATACATGTCATTGTTGTTCGATCAAGAGAAGATACGGTTCATGAGCATGTGACTTGTGACAGCGACACAGGATATACTACGTACCGGAGAAAACAAGTGTTCGGGAGGGCTTGACGATCTTCGATCCGACGGTGGGGGCCAAGGCGCCGTTACCGCAACCGCCCTTGCCCCCCACATCGAGATCCGTGCAGGGAGACGGCCGCTTCCTGCATGGGAACCTCGGGGAGCTGATGGCGTCCAGCACCGAGTCCGGGCTGGGGTACTGCTGCTCCCCGGCGCGCACCACCTTGTGCTGCTGCTGtggcgtcggcggcgacggggaCGGCGACTGTTCGTCGTCGCGGCCGAACGTACTCTTGGCGCCCTTGCCTGCaggtgtcgtcgtcgtcgtcgctgccaCCGGGCAGACGTCGGACGCGGAGGCCGCGCGCATCTCGGCGGCGCGGACGGCAGCGATGATCCGGCGAAGCGTCTTGAGGTCCTCGTCGCACTTCTCCAGCGCGCCCAGCAGCTTCCGCCGCTTCTCCGCGGCCGTCTCCGGCGCCGCCGGTGCCGGTGGAGGCGGAGGTGGACGGGTCGGGAGGACGACTGGCCGcggcgccgctgctgctgcggcgggcGAGGGCGGCGCGGACTCCTCCAGGCCCATGAGGCGCGCGATGATGGCCGGCGGTGGCGGCCGGGGGCTGTCGCAGCTGGAGCGCCGGTGCTCCGGCGCGATCGTCGGGCTCCGCGGCGCGTCgcaggagcgccgccgccgaaccGTTACCGCGGTCGTCGTCAGCAGCTGCTGCTTCATCGGCTTCACCGGAGAAGCAGTCGCGGGCGAAGCTGCTGAAGTCTGGTGGGCCTGGGCCGCCGCCTTCTTTCTGGGCGGCGAGGACGACGGGGTTATTGGCAGTGCTTGGGGGGAGTCCCGCGCTGCTGCGTTGTTCTTGGCGGTGAGGCGCTTCCGGTGGTGGCTGCGGTGGTACGGGGAGATGAGGCGGAGGAGGCCCGCCATGCACCCGATGCCGCCGCTGCTCCGCCGCCTCGGCGCGGTGGAGCACGTGGAGGATGCCCGCCGGCTGGCGGGCTCCGGCTGCGGCTGCGGTGGCTGCATAGCCCTCTGCGTTCCCTGAGCCGTTTGTTCAGCCGAGCGGGAGCAGGCCAGCAGCGAAGCACGGCGTGTGGGGGCGTGCCGTGGCGGCATTATAATTGGAGCAGGCGTCGAGTACGTACGCGCGTGGAGCGCGCAGTATAATGACCGCATCGCCCCTGTGTCTTCCGGCCACACGCGCGGCGATGCCAAGGGCAGTTTAGGGGTTCATCTCGTGCGAGCTTTGCTAAGGGAGGCGACAAAAGCTGTGGACTGGTGGACTGGTGGGGAAGGCAGTATCCGAGTTGAACTGCACACTCCGCTGCGCGCGCTGCGGTGGCCGCTAGCCGCGTGCCTGCTGCCAGTACTACTACTGGCTTCTGGCTGCTGCTTTAGCCATCGTTAATAATTAAGGTGTCGTTAATTAAAGCGGTCGTGGAGTGTAAGTACTTGTAGTACTACACAGACTAGCCAGTGTGCGGACTGCAGATTAAGGAATAATGGCCGCAATCATGTCGTGGGGAACTCTGGATTAATTATCTTGTCCGTGGCCATGTTGTTGTTGTTTGGGAAGCATATGGGTCTGAGCACGTATAAAAGGCCACATCGATCCATAGTCCTGAGTCCTGACCGATGTTCCGGCGCCACCAGGGCCCACGGGGATGGTCATATATGGCACGCAGGCACAGCCTGGATTCTTCTCTCCCGTTGCAGCGTTGTTGCTTTAGCTTCAAGTTTACATCTGATCTGCCATCGCATATGCATGCCGTTTTCCTTTTCCCCGTCAGATTCCAAACATTGACGTCTCGGGAAACGCGAGAACAAACAGATAACTTCTAGGCTACTTCAGCCCCTTTCTGGATTACTAAACTAGGACTGTACTCATCATCGTCTCTAATGGTGGATCGGTGGTCATTTGTTACTCCTAGCTTTGATCGTCGCTGTCCTGTGATATCGGGAGTCAGGGAAAGCACGCTGTAGGGAACAGGGCAGTAGCCACTAGCCAGTAGTACCAGTAAGCACAACCACTACTAGGGCGGCATGCATGCAGTGCAGTCATGCAAGCAGAGCAACAGAGCGCAGAGGAGGCGGTAGCGCCACATTTTAAAGACGACGGACGACGACCGGGGTGAGAAGGAGAAAGAGAATGGTGGGAGATCCATCGGGCAAAAAAGCAAAAGAGGGGCATGcagaaggaaaagaaaagggcgcatccatccatccatcactCCGAGGTCGAATCCTAGGCACTGCGCCTCAGGAGACACCCCACGTGGCGGCCCCATAGCACCTTCCTGCGCGCTACGCGCACACGCACGCGAGAACGCAGCAGCAGCGCCCAGAGCCCAGAGCCCAGAGCCCGCGCCAGGCACTGGTCGTCGTCTATTCCTCCGGCCGGCCGGGGCACCGACCACCGACGCACTGTGCCTGTGTTCGTCCTGCGTCGCAACGGGCACTGCCCGTTCGCAACTCGGCGGCTCTTGGCGAAGCCCGCGCGTCGGATCGGAATCGGAGCATGCGAGTGGCGCGCGCGTTCGCGTCACAGACCACGCGCAGTCGGGCTCTGTGTGGGGGAGACGGCCGGGGCAGGGGGGCAGCAGCGAGCTTCGTTGCCGGGGCGCGCGTCCGCGACGTCACGTACAAAAGCTCACATGCCCCACCTACTCGCATCGTTTTGCGCCGCGGCGGTGTCGTGTTGGGGGCGAGCGAGGCGGGTGGCGGATATGCGGGCGAACGTTGGCCCTGCTGCTGCGCCGGCACGGGGAACTGTCGCTGCGGCGCGCGCGGGTGCGTGCCCACGGTGTCCACTAGCTAGCGCTCGGCGGTGAGCCCGGTGACGGCCTGGTTGGCGGAACGGACGTGACAGCCTATAAGTACTAGTATACTCCTAGCATATATATATCCCCTAATGCATGGCTCCGCCTCCGTTCCTCTGTCGTTCGTCTTGCTTCTTGTCACTGCGATCGACCGCGCGCGCGAGGGCGTGCCCGGCGCTGTCCGGTAGCGCTCGGCGGCGACGGCCGGGGTCAGCGGAACGGACGACGTACGTGCCGAGCTAGCCCCGCATAACGGATTCCCGTTCCTCATCTCTGCGTCGTCTTGCATTGCTTGTTACCGCGCGCGCTTCAATTATATTCCCTCGTCAGGAAATAGCAGTGAAGTCTCGACCTCCGCAGATCGAGGCCATTTGCGCACTGTAGCGGCACGGCTTATTAGATGCAACATGGGAACAGTACCGCGATGATATATAATTGCAGCGTAGACTGCCTGTTGGTTCTACGGTTTCCACGATCCGTGTGCGCGCCGAGACTCTCGCGCGCTCTGGTACGTATATAGGAGTATGTTACGTTACGTAGAGGGGCCCGGTCGAGCGAGCGAGGCTGAGGGGTTGTTTCCCTTCTCAGTCTCAGGTCAGGTTCTTCCGTGCCTCTAGTCCTGTAGTACGTGCCCCCATTGTAACCAGGGAGCGTTTATCAATGGCACACGCCCAGCTTAATTTCCGACGCAGGACGCGCGGAGTTTCACCGTTTCGGCGGCCACGCATGGCTGAGTGCATGACGCATGAGAAGATGGAGGTTCCGTTCGCGTTGGCGAGGGGGGCGGACACACGTTCAGGACGGTGGACGTCACGGCTGCCGGTGGTCTGATGGACGCCACCACACGCGCGCACAGGGGGGGACGAGAGAGTGACAGTGAGCCAAAGGGGCCCGGCCGACGGATCGAAGTTGTGATTGCGCAACACTGGACCGAATCATTGTGAAAGGGATGGACCGATGGAGGAGGGACTCAGCAGTCAGGGAGAGACACGAGCACTGGCTGGCTGCACTGCCATGAGGGAGGGAGAGACGTAGGGAGAGAAAGAGAGGGGGCCACAGGGCCCAGGGCGCGCGGCTGCGTCGCCTGCTTGCCTCGGCGTGCTCAAGACAGGCGAAGAGAGAGCGTGGGGCAGACAGGCATCATTGATGGGCGTGCGGCCAGGCcaggccagccagccagccaccgGGACTGCCACTCAGCTCTGAGCTAGGCACACAGGCAATGGCGCAGCTCAGAGCAGCAGCCAAGGCAAAATGATCCGCTCCCGTCGGCTGGAGCTGCTGCTCCGCCATTTACCGGAGTGAGCTTGGAAGCGGCGGAAGAAGCCAGGAGCCAGCCAGCCGGCCCAGCCGGTTGGTGAGCCGCCCGTACACCATGCACCTCGCGTGGATGCCCGAGCACAACTCCCCCTTGTCTCAACTCGCACGGGCAGGCAAGCACGAGCGCGGATATCAATGCACCACCATGGCCATGGAGGGACTTGACGTTTCACGCCCGTGCCCGTGCGCAAAGCCGCAAACCTTTCCCGTCGTTTTTTTTCTACCGTGGTCAACTATTCCCCCAACAACAACACGGCAGGATGACCACCGGCACCTATCACCATGACGAGATGCCACACCTCATCGATTTCAGTAACAAGCGCGACAGATGATAGTCATCTAGTGCAGAGTTCTGCAGCAAATGATTAGGCAAATCTCACTCCGTGACTCCCGTGCATAATGGcagtgtaaaattttttggctcCGGAATAGAAAAGACTGAACACACAGTATCTCATTTGTAAAATTCTCGAGTTTATTACATAACAAAAACATCGTCTTCACCAgtcaaaaacaaacaaaaatctaGGAATCACTTGATCTATCCCTGGCAACTAACATTTCTGTGGATTTCCACGGTTTTCAGTCTGACACCTCTACACACAGTTCATCCCTGGGAGGACGAGGATGGGATGGgggaggaacgacgacgacaaGCGGACATGTATATAGGAATTAAGGTTGCCTTGGCTCTCTGTAACAGGATAAACAAACCAGAAGGCCAACATCATGACAGCGCAGCATGTACAGCTAACAACCAGACTACCAGAGGTTCTGCAAGCTAAGGGCACGGAAAAAATACTCCTGAACCTCAACCGCTTTTACAAGCATGTACCACCTCGGCGCTGTTCAATCGCTGCTCCCGCAGTGAGTTGTCAAGCATTAACTTCCGCTCTTGATGCGCGGGCTATTGCTATCGTTCGATGGGTTTGTACAGGACGACAGTTACATATTTGGACTCGAACCTGTGGGTTAGGCCGAGAGCCACCAGAGGGTGGGCGCCCCAGCCCTTCTCTATGAAGAGATGATTGAGGACTATGTGCTGCGGCCGCGCGCAGCTTTCTTCCGAGTTCTGTGAGTTAAGAACACCGAGATGGAGTTGAGACGGAAGAGCAGGAGGCTCCTTGGCAAAGTCCTTCTCCTCAGGTGCCTGGAAACTGTAGCTAGAGTCCGGAGAAGGCGGCGCCTCAAATTCTGCCACGCTCTCAACACTTTCAGGTACAAAATCCTGCAAGCACAATAAGAGTTGCGGGGAATAATTTCAACAGAGGACCTAAATAGATGATGGCACGAGTAGCTTTGTACATACTACTGCATTAAAAGACACGTCGACCTGCTAAAAGTTCTCAACTCAGTAAAACCTTTCTCAATCTACCACGAAATGAAGTTGACTATAAACAACGTCACAATTGGTACAATTGATTTCCCAATGGATGACCTTTCAGAAAATTAGATAGACTATCACAGTTTAAAGCAGTAAAAGAACAAATTACATACTGTCATCACATTCGTTTTTATCGTGAAAATGGAATGTGCAACTTGAGTTAAGCTCAGAACAAAACtattcttctttcttttgttaGGGAAGGCAAATAAGCTTATGGTTCACAGCAGTGTCATGCATGTTATAATTTCACCCAGTACTTTTTTTCTGGCTGTGCTCAGGTATTTggcataaaaaataatactaatacTCACATTAACATCAAGAAGGTTAACCGCATTGCCCATTGCATCAGTTTCACAGGGAAGATCAGGAAGACATCTCCTTTCTCCATCTACAACAAATCTGTATCGGTAAACTCCTGATGGGAGTACCAGCAAAAGAGAATAATCTTTTCCAGATTTTTGCATGGCTTTTCTGCAACATGTATAAATGAACAATATCAGGATCAAATTCACCGCAGTCTGAAGTTATTAAAACATTCAAACAATCTCGAGAATTAAAGTTCGACTTAAACAGgattatataaataaattaaattattGTACCTTGATTTCCAGTTATCCCATGATCCTTCAACATATACATTCTTTCCTCCAAGGGTCCAGACAATTAAAGCAGGAATTTCCTTTTGAGGGGGCCCATcgtattcttcttcttgttcattCATCAATATCTGGTTGAACACTGGGGTTACATCAGCAGCTCTTTGCAGTGGAGGTACAGGGGTCTGCAATACAGGAGTAACAGGCCTAATCAATATATACTGGCAATGCTCATACCACACACATTTAGCTAAGGAAACAGGTGACAAATGACTGATTTCAAAATATATGCTCAACAAGTCTATAGTGGACCAATTGGTGTCGAGACAAAGGAGGTAGGTAGTGACTGAAGTGGTGGACAAGAAAAACGTTGAACCAAATCCTTGGCCATCAAACATCACATTTTACCATTATAGAGCTTTTCCCTCTATTAGTAAGTTTGAATGAATATCACCAGGCAGAAACCATTCGATTTTCATCCTGCAAGATCATCGAGCTTCTAGCCTTCCATCATTGAGAAAGTGCAGAAAAGAGACACTAATACAAGATACTCAGTTGCCTAGTCAAGACCACACAAATCAAGAGCCTTGGATACTATTATATTAGGACATTCTCGAAAAGCAACTTGCTGAAGAAGAAACCTTGTTGAGAGGAAAAACAAGCAGTAATTAAAGGACAAGTAAATCTCTTTTCCAAAAAGAATACAAGAGCAGGGTAAAAAGTATGAGAAGCTGAATATGAGATTCAGGATTGTTATGAATGGTACTGTTCTAGCATCAGAGGAACTCCGCCAATTCAAAGAAACTTATATTGCATTTGTTAGAATAATTTGTAAAAGGAAAACGACCAATAAGATAACTTTGTGGCTTGAAATATAAGCAAAGAACAATATAGCGCAGCAAGTTATCAAAGTGTTGGGAGTGAATGGTGTGACACTTTAAATAAGAGTAAAAACAGTAAATCCACTGTGCCTGTTCAATCGATGTGAAGATACTCACGAAAAATAACATAAACCAATAATGCTTCTTCTGTGTAGTCCTACTGAAAATCCACAGAAGGAACAGCTCCAATTACTGATAAAGTTCACAAAAACAATTGGGGTGGCATTATATGAAAGACTAATTAACCGTTCAGCTTGCAGCCACAGTTTTGTCGTGCATGTTTTAGTAAACGCATTATCGGCTTTTTAGTTGCTACTCCTTCAGTTCCAAATTATACGTCACTTTagctttgtcctaagtcaaacttctctagctttgaccaagttttagaaaaatatattaacatATACAAGTTCAAATAAATGCCCTATCAAGACACATGGACAATTTAACGAAATTAATTTGATGTTGATGCGTTTTTCTATAAAAGTAGTCAAAGTTAGAGAAGTTTGACCCAAGACAAAACTAAAGCATTTGCTAGTAGGTTTTGTCTTCTCTAGACAAGTCTGGACATTAATTTTGCAACAGTTAGGGCTGCTGCAGTTGGCACCGGAACCTACTGTGAGTCGTTTCTCGAGGTGGTGGAAGAAATCAATTGCAGCTGTCCCCAAAGAACCACGTAAAGGCCTCAACTCCTTGATAATTCTGGTGGCATGGGAGATTTGGAAGCATTGCGACACTTGTGTCTTTGACAATAAGAGGCCAAGCGTTCAGGAGGTCCTTAGGGCTGTTAGCCCAGAGGGAGGCCTTTGGTGCTTGGCAAGGGCCTCCAAACTCCAGGAAGTTGTGTTCAGGTTGCTGCCTAACGGAGCTTAAAGCTCTGAGGCTTCTGCTTGTTTCTGTTCTTTCTGTGGCGCGTCGGTAACTTAGTGACCAGGGTGTGGGGGCTGTGTGTGTTGGGTTTATTTTGACCAGTGTAATCTTTTTCTACCTTAATGAAATAACGTGCAGTTCTCCTGCGCTGCTCGACAAAAAAAAGGACAAAACTAAAGTGGACTATAACTTGGAACAGAGATACAACGCTTAAGTTAGAATTTGATTGCTGCAGAAATTGTTTGGTCCGCAACTCAAATACCATAATTTTGTAGTAACATAGGAATAGTTATTAGAACCGGACCGGAGATCGAACCAGCAAGGCTTTCGGTTCAATGGTTCACTGGTCCAACCGTTAAGAACCGGTTGAACCGCTGGTTCGATAGTTTTGGACCGGATAAATTGAACCGCCCACAGATATTTTGAACCGGTGTAATATAATAATATACAATAAATAACCAATAACATGTAGTTGATTACATATGCAAATTAGATGATAAAAAACAGAAAATGCGCATGAAAATGTAATATATGGAGCACTTATAAATTATTGAAAAAGAAACTAAATAGTAATTTAGATATTCATCGTTACAAACATTTTCAAATACTAAAATGGAGTGCACTATTGTGAAGAGAGCATTGAGATAATTAAAATGGACATATTATTTTTCTAATTTGAAAGTCGCACGAAAAAGTTTTAAACATTTTAAATTCAAATACATGAAACGTCCAGTACTCCCAAAGTCCAATCAACGAACCATCAGCGTGAGCGCCAAAAAGAGTGCGCGAGCATAGCAGGTGGGGCCCTGTAGGGACCACGCGGCAGGTGCACAGCGGATGCATGCCACCAGCCAGTGCACGCACAGCAGTACAGCACCATTCCCAGACCGGCCGGTTCACATGCACGGTTTTTTCACCGGTTCCATAAAAACCGGCCGGTTCAACCGGTTTTTACCGGTCTGATTACACGAACGGTCTTTTAAGTGAACCGAACCGTTATAGTCTCTGATTCGGTCTTTTACCGGTCCGACCGCCGGTCCAGTCCGGTCCTAATAACTATGAACATAGGCACATAGCTCTCACATTTTAGACAAATTGTTTGCCACAGTTGTGGCAGAAAGCCACCACATTTCTGATAAAGCAACTAAACAAACCCTATAACAGGCCGGTCAAGGGCTCAAGGCTAAGAAAACCTGACTGACCTCAAATAAGGTCACATAGCAAAACACAGGGATGAAAGGTTAAAATTTCCTAACTTTATACTACTTGCATACACTATATGCACTTGTTTTTACCAGTTCTGTGTCAACTCTGTAATTTTGTGGTTCAGACTGTACACGACAAAAAGAGTAGGACCATATATAGGATGACTTGTGACACATCATAattataaaaaggaaaaaaattacAAATGCAACTAGTTCTTTATCATTCTTAAGGGAATAAATACTGGCTTATTCTGAAACCTTGTAACAAATGCTACTAGGTCTTTAAAGTTATTAACTGAAACAGTATTGGGAGCAATTAACAATAAATTAACAAGCATATTTATGTGAATGTTTTTAGTTTTCTCACAAGCCATATATGCACAATGCCACAAGCTGCATCACATCCGCAAGTAATTGATCTTTCCTGTTTCTTATAACTATCCATGCAGTTTTGTGCCATACGCAAAAAAAGAGGATGCTTTAGATATCTGAACTGCAGATACATTATGCAAAGGAGAAGCATCCTATTGAGCCATTCTGAAGCCTAGTGCTTAATGTCATTCGCTTTTCATCATAAGCAGTTTAAGACCATATTTTAACAACTACAGTGAGCATTTCATGGATAAATTTGCTATTTACCTTTGAAGCCCTAATCAATTAAACATCAAATAATTTATTTCCATGTATTTATTTGTGCAACACCTGTGTTTCATGTGGTTTAGACTTCAGAAGAAACACCACCATTTCAAAATCAAGAGGTTGCTGAAATGGGTACAACAAATTACGACATTTCTATTTTCTACTTATGAGGCATGTCAATGTCAGCTAttcaagaacataataaataaacGGAGCAGCAAATGCATTGAGTAGTAACTGCATTTATCTTGTCTCTTTGTTTTCAGGCTAACTTATGCAAGTAAAGAAAAACTGGGGAGGTATGAGCAAAATTTTGATGTGATGCTGCATTACATAAGATGTCAGCATACTGTAGACACATAAATACATTAAAATATGAGCAAAGTCTCAGGAAATGCAAGATAAATATTGGTTCAGAAAGGGCATGGATTTCATAATCCTCTTTGTAAAAAAATGTATGGCCTCTAATTAAAATATGTTAACACAATGTCTGTAATATCAATCCAAGTTAAGCAGTAACATCGTGAAAATAGTAGGAAGCTAGGCCTTAATTGTACAGATCGCTATGGGGTTTTCAGTTATGAGTTAATAGCTCAAATTCTTAAACAGTTCAAATAATCGTGCTAAACTATCAAAATAAGTTTGAAAATCCCAGAGTAGAACAAAAATGCCATTGACCGTATATATCAATGTTCATGCGACAACACAGTCTAAGTATCATCAAGACAAGTATATATCAATGTCAACATACGCCAGAAACCTAACTTCCCTGTTC contains:
- the LOC8055913 gene encoding nascent polypeptide-associated complex subunit alpha, muscle-specific form; the protein is MQPPQPQPEPASRRASSTCSTAPRRRSSGGIGCMAGLLRLISPYHRSHHRKRLTAKNNAAARDSPQALPITPSSSPPRKKAAAQAHQTSAASPATASPVKPMKQQLLTTTAVTVRRRRSCDAPRSPTIAPEHRRSSCDSPRPPPPAIIARLMGLEESAPPSPAAAAAAPRPVVLPTRPPPPPPAPAAPETAAEKRRKLLGALEKCDEDLKTLRRIIAAVRAAEMRAASASDVCPVAATTTTTPAGKGAKSTFGRDDEQSPSPSPPTPQQQHKVVRAGEQQYPSPDSVLDAISSPRFPCRKRPSPCTDLDVGGKGGCGNGALAPTVGSKIVKPSRTLVFSGGYCKTKSDGDELPLHAVHYPVPLVVGMPPRSAGAESWRHHRRRWEQEAAAAGRVISRATAESVGEAIMWVRQQQGQLGGAGDDERGRVAAALERAIVHDLVADLVAELLQAQSGGHGAGSGCRKRLCF
- the LOC8055914 gene encoding SNF1-related protein kinase regulatory subunit beta-1, which gives rise to MGNASGREEDAVAVDGDGADVEDGGGDSSVRSSELSFPPYGSGGANHVRRACSVGVVGGGGGAGSPPGSPGHSLSPRMFVPQTPVPPLQRAADVTPVFNQILMNEQEEEYDGPPQKEIPALIVWTLGGKNVYVEGSWDNWKSRKAMQKSGKDYSLLLVLPSGVYRYRFVVDGERRCLPDLPCETDAMGNAVNLLDVNDFVPESVESVAEFEAPPSPDSSYSFQAPEEKDFAKEPPALPSQLHLGVLNSQNSEESCARPQHIVLNHLFIEKGWGAHPLVALGLTHRFESKYVTVVLYKPIER